A portion of the Mycoplasmopsis mustelae genome contains these proteins:
- the fba gene encoding class II fructose-1,6-bisphosphate aldolase, translating into MPLVNAKEMLKKAKDGKYAIPHININNLEWAKAVLLTAEAEKSPIILATSEGAVKYMGGFDVVSGMVVGLVKDLKITIPVALHLDHGTFEGAKKALETEGYTSLMFDGSHLGFEENYAKTKELVELAKLKNMSFEAEVGTIGGEEDGVVGDGEFADPQQARKMAALGIDVLAAGIGNIHGPYPTSWKSLSFETLSEISAAAGIGIVLHGGSGIPKNQIQKAISLGVTKINVNTELQQANHQAIREFILSNKDLEGKNFDPRKLYKPGYDAMCQTIKDKIHEFGSDNKA; encoded by the coding sequence ATGCCATTAGTAAATGCTAAGGAAATGCTAAAAAAAGCAAAAGATGGAAAATATGCAATTCCGCATATTAATATTAATAATTTAGAATGAGCTAAGGCGGTTTTACTAACTGCCGAAGCAGAAAAATCACCAATCATTTTAGCTACTTCTGAAGGAGCAGTTAAATATATGGGTGGTTTTGATGTAGTAAGTGGAATGGTAGTAGGTTTAGTAAAAGATTTAAAAATTACTATACCTGTTGCTTTACATTTAGATCACGGAACTTTTGAAGGTGCTAAAAAAGCTTTAGAAACCGAAGGATATACCTCATTAATGTTTGATGGATCGCATCTTGGTTTTGAAGAAAATTATGCTAAAACTAAAGAATTAGTAGAATTGGCAAAATTAAAAAATATGTCATTTGAAGCTGAAGTTGGAACCATCGGTGGCGAAGAAGATGGTGTAGTTGGTGATGGCGAATTTGCTGACCCACAACAAGCACGCAAAATGGCCGCACTAGGAATTGATGTTTTAGCTGCAGGAATTGGAAATATTCACGGTCCATATCCTACAAGCTGAAAATCATTAAGTTTTGAAACATTATCAGAAATTTCAGCTGCTGCTGGAATCGGAATTGTCTTACACGGTGGAAGTGGAATACCAAAAAATCAAATCCAGAAAGCTATTTCCTTAGGTGTAACTAAAATTAACGTAAATACCGAATTGCAACAAGCTAATCATCAAGCAATTCGTGAATTTATCTTATCTAACAAAGATTTAGAAGGAAAAAATTTTGATCCACGCAAATTATATAAACCGGGATATGATGCTATGTGTCAAACTATTAAAGATAAAATTCATGAATTTGGTTCAGATAATAAAGCATAA
- the rpoE gene encoding DNA-directed RNA polymerase subunit delta yields MKNSTMLEITTEIVSSQPGKSFTFNQIFSKVEEQLKDNWFKYVQGSNTLTYDQVRETKMGELHRLLTVDKRFHRNLDGTWKAA; encoded by the coding sequence ATGAAAAATTCTACAATGTTAGAAATTACAACCGAAATTGTAAGTTCACAACCTGGAAAATCATTTACCTTTAATCAAATTTTTAGTAAAGTTGAAGAACAACTTAAAGATAATTGATTTAAATATGTACAAGGAAGCAATACATTAACATACGATCAAGTTCGTGAAACCAAAATGGGTGAACTTCATCGTCTATTAACTGTAGATAAAAGATTTCATAGAAATTTAGACGGTACTTGAAAAGCCGCATAA
- a CDS encoding S8 family serine peptidase, with translation MKKIKLKLLFRSLPIIALGAVGMTTTIKIADNWKTKEHYKWYHNYDNNKLLVRKFRITTSSNDINHINSLKNYELKVLLDHKLTDSELNSNENIIKIKNDEFLNKVNDEKLIYKNYKTLDFVPIIWFYFNSEEEREYFFKKIKNFNSIFQVIIFDQTIKKMSNNSSEKDKYYRFERKINNNNDKFLNFIKQKKHEDNREYNFPTSIGILEANGGFDEKMVDDFKNEGYEVMRPYKEDELNHHSQEVPMIAAGSQGIDRHAKLYFASFKNDAEWNDAMKWFAENGIKVVNHSYGEIDDLIGSKYNENNLLLDYYSRKYGMINVFSSGNGNDNKKEENEWINGNRLSFNNIVVGALKYNNERRISSDIIADYSNYLLFKEYESLSKPNVVAPGYLYDRFYEGDNKIYETVGTSFASPIVAGLATTLLREKGFLDKDYLRIQAIKAILAVSSWLPKDVYLDYKSNGYSKIYGAGIPDFEKMLLAADNLKFKSINKNLNGTVLISNEFYANKDQTIKAASSWLFNAGIIKREETSNAEKTEWWKYIIPFYNYYLSISNAIDYAEWIKTHRDSYSLKLGEALKRQNNKWFSDYDLYLEKKNSDGSWNTIKKIYTENTVDELIIYKVIDSGTYRVRVEKYKDSLFENSIDDSLVLTYLVS, from the coding sequence ATGAAAAAAATAAAACTTAAATTACTATTTAGATCATTACCTATTATTGCGTTAGGAGCGGTAGGAATGACTACAACCATAAAAATTGCAGATAATTGAAAAACAAAAGAACACTATAAATGATACCATAATTACGATAATAACAAACTATTAGTGAGGAAATTTAGAATAACTACATCGTCAAATGATATTAATCATATTAATTCATTAAAAAATTATGAATTAAAAGTGCTATTAGATCATAAATTAACTGATAGTGAATTAAATTCTAACGAGAATATTATTAAAATAAAAAATGATGAATTTTTAAATAAAGTGAATGATGAAAAGCTAATTTATAAAAACTATAAGACTTTAGATTTTGTGCCAATTATTTGATTTTATTTTAATTCAGAAGAAGAAAGAGAATATTTTTTTAAAAAAATTAAAAATTTTAATTCAATCTTTCAAGTAATAATTTTTGATCAAACTATCAAAAAAATGTCTAATAATTCAAGCGAAAAAGACAAATATTACAGATTTGAGAGAAAAATTAACAATAATAACGATAAGTTTCTTAATTTTATTAAACAAAAAAAGCATGAGGATAATAGAGAATATAATTTCCCAACATCGATTGGTATATTAGAAGCTAATGGTGGTTTTGATGAAAAAATGGTAGATGATTTTAAAAATGAAGGTTATGAAGTTATGCGACCATACAAAGAGGATGAATTAAACCATCATTCTCAGGAAGTACCAATGATTGCTGCAGGTAGTCAAGGTATAGATAGGCATGCAAAATTATATTTTGCAAGTTTTAAAAATGACGCAGAATGAAATGATGCTATGAAATGGTTTGCAGAAAACGGAATAAAAGTAGTCAATCATAGTTACGGAGAAATAGATGATTTAATTGGATCAAAATATAATGAAAACAATTTATTGTTAGATTATTATTCTAGAAAATATGGAATGATCAATGTGTTTTCTTCAGGTAATGGAAATGATAATAAGAAAGAAGAAAATGAGTGAATAAACGGTAATAGGTTATCGTTTAATAATATTGTAGTTGGAGCATTAAAATACAATAACGAAAGGAGAATTTCTAGCGATATAATAGCTGATTATTCTAACTATCTTTTATTTAAAGAATATGAAAGTCTATCTAAACCAAATGTTGTTGCCCCTGGATATCTATATGATAGATTTTATGAAGGTGATAATAAGATTTACGAAACTGTTGGTACAAGTTTTGCATCACCAATTGTTGCGGGTCTTGCTACAACATTATTAAGGGAAAAAGGTTTTTTAGACAAAGATTATCTTAGAATACAAGCTATAAAAGCAATTTTAGCAGTTTCATCATGACTACCTAAAGATGTTTATTTAGATTATAAAAGTAATGGATATTCAAAAATATACGGTGCGGGAATACCTGATTTTGAAAAAATGTTACTTGCTGCTGATAATTTAAAATTTAAATCAATTAATAAAAATTTAAATGGTACAGTTTTAATTTCAAATGAATTTTATGCAAACAAGGATCAAACTATAAAGGCAGCTAGTTCTTGATTATTTAATGCAGGAATTATAAAAAGAGAAGAGACAAGCAATGCTGAAAAAACTGAATGATGAAAATATATTATTCCATTTTATAATTATTATTTAAGTATTTCCAATGCAATTGATTATGCAGAATGAATTAAAACACATAGAGATTCATATTCTTTAAAATTAGGTGAAGCTTTAAAAAGACAAAATAACAAATGATTCTCTGATTATGATTTATACCTAGAAAAGAAAAATTCCGATGGAAGTTGAAATACAATTAAAAAGATATACACAGAGAATACAGTTGATGAATTAATAATTTATAAAGTTATAGATTCAGGAACCTATAGGGTTAGGGTAGAAAAATATAAAGATTCATTGTTTGAAAATTCTATTGATGACTCGTTGGTATTAACATATTTAGTTAGTTAA
- a CDS encoding phosphopentomutase, translating into MAKFKRVFMIVTDGLGIGPDRDQITFGDAGANTIRSASMVEEFQIDVWKKLGIGNITDLNGNYYVRKPMAYMAKVQEVSNAKDTLAGHWEMMGIRTTMPFPTFAENGFPQELIDKLSEAFDGRPIIGNKAASGTDIINELAHEENERGAIIVYTSMDSVLQICAHEVWTGLDNLYRYAKAAREICSSKPEWNVGRIIARPYIGDFGNFIRTFNRHDYANKPGENILHHLQNAGVEVISVGKINDIFVGGGITKHFPSEGDANGMDITIDLAEKGGENQFIFTNLVQFDSHYGHRRNVHGYAQNISMLDVKLGKLINAMKEDDLLIITSDHGNDPLYVGFNHTRELLPATIFSKSFKSPKVLSKLNGLGTLGNIVAKNFGVRTFEEAGEDIFDLLV; encoded by the coding sequence ATGGCAAAATTTAAACGTGTCTTTATGATTGTGACTGACGGACTCGGAATTGGACCAGATAGAGATCAAATTACATTTGGTGATGCCGGAGCAAACACCATTCGATCTGCGTCAATGGTTGAAGAATTTCAAATTGATGTTTGAAAAAAATTAGGAATTGGTAATATTACTGATTTAAATGGTAATTATTATGTACGTAAACCAATGGCCTATATGGCTAAAGTTCAAGAAGTTTCAAATGCAAAAGATACACTAGCTGGACACTGAGAAATGATGGGAATTCGTACTACTATGCCTTTTCCTACATTTGCTGAAAATGGTTTTCCACAAGAATTAATCGATAAACTTTCTGAAGCTTTTGATGGTAGGCCAATTATAGGAAACAAGGCAGCTTCCGGAACTGACATTATTAATGAATTAGCGCATGAAGAAAATGAGCGTGGAGCAATTATTGTATATACTTCAATGGATTCGGTATTACAAATTTGTGCGCATGAAGTATGAACTGGTTTAGATAATTTATATCGCTATGCAAAAGCTGCGCGTGAAATTTGTTCATCAAAACCTGAATGAAATGTAGGACGGATTATTGCTAGACCTTATATTGGGGATTTTGGGAATTTTATTCGAACCTTTAACCGACATGATTATGCTAATAAACCAGGAGAAAATATTTTACATCACCTTCAAAATGCAGGTGTTGAAGTTATTTCGGTTGGTAAAATTAATGATATTTTTGTTGGTGGCGGAATTACTAAACACTTTCCGAGTGAAGGTGATGCAAACGGAATGGATATTACCATTGATTTAGCTGAAAAGGGTGGTGAAAACCAATTTATTTTCACTAATTTAGTACAATTTGATTCGCACTATGGACACCGTAGAAATGTACACGGATATGCACAAAATATCTCGATGTTGGATGTTAAATTAGGTAAATTAATAAATGCAATGAAAGAAGATGATTTATTAATTATTACATCAGATCACGGAAACGATCCGTTATATGTCGGATTTAATCATACAAGAGAATTATTGCCGGCAACAATTTTTAGTAAATCATTTAAATCACCAAAAGTGTTATCTAAACTAAATGGTTTAGGCACTTTAGGAAATATAGTTGCTAAAAATTTTGGAGTACGTACTTTTGAAGAAGCTGGTGAAGACATTTTTGATCTTTTAGTTTAA
- a CDS encoding MAGa7180 family putative nuclease: MARKYYNNQHYIIDRANRVIKLLPDFYKQLQTFDRWNGYKKIGGSSVGDILISNTYKSQFNAFCHITRLKLPVLSKKYINAGITLEPKIFNFLRSKLPNKHIENYEAAKFNYDYFEGIDDVLSGVPDGYIPDQKMILEIKTANENKYASWEKNGVDASYRKQAQLYAYLMSKKNNSKVSKYAIIAAFLKDSEGDYIAPQNVDLNQRKIKSYTFNVNDLEAQEDIRIVKDWYYKYTHTDTSPQFDFLNDADQLAYLECSNNEEYQALIQKWKDAKKADLDFND, encoded by the coding sequence ATGGCTAGAAAATACTACAACAACCAGCACTACATTATTGATAGAGCAAACAGAGTTATTAAACTACTCCCGGATTTTTATAAACAGTTACAAACTTTTGACCGTTGAAATGGTTATAAAAAAATTGGTGGAAGTAGTGTTGGAGATATTTTAATATCTAATACTTATAAATCACAATTCAACGCTTTTTGTCATATTACTAGATTAAAACTTCCGGTTTTGTCTAAAAAATATATTAATGCCGGAATTACCTTAGAACCTAAAATTTTTAATTTTTTAAGATCCAAACTTCCTAACAAACATATTGAAAATTATGAAGCAGCAAAGTTTAATTATGATTACTTTGAGGGCATTGATGATGTTTTGAGTGGGGTCCCGGATGGATATATTCCTGATCAAAAAATGATTTTAGAAATCAAAACCGCCAACGAAAACAAATATGCTTCATGAGAAAAGAATGGAGTTGATGCTTCATATCGTAAGCAAGCACAACTTTATGCATATTTAATGTCTAAAAAAAATAATTCAAAAGTTTCTAAATATGCTATTATTGCAGCATTTCTAAAAGATTCTGAAGGTGATTATATCGCACCACAAAACGTTGATTTAAATCAACGTAAAATAAAATCATATACCTTTAATGTAAATGATTTAGAAGCACAAGAAGACATTCGTATAGTTAAAGATTGGTATTATAAATACACTCACACTGATACATCCCCGCAGTTTGATTTCTTAAATGATGCAGACCAATTAGCATATTTAGAATGTTCAAATAACGAAGAATATCAAGCATTAATTCAAAAGTGAAAAGACGCAAAGAAAGCAGATTTAGATTTTAATGATTAA
- a CDS encoding FMN-dependent NADH-azoreductase — MQKILLLDGNLINKDHSSYVGATLDYLETKFKSKNLDVQRFDLNDTHSEVFLTKKTYPEYWKMIDSDKWINLLKETDLLVISTSMINFTAAVVVKNFIDSISVADKTFSYKYSKKGDAIGLLTNLNVLIVASQGAPQDWYQWGSHVSWLEGTFKFLGAKKVLTYRINGTKVKPISEHKAVEYTKEHETDLNEVLSKF; from the coding sequence ATGCAAAAAATTTTATTATTAGACGGAAATTTAATTAACAAAGATCATTCATCATATGTAGGTGCAACTTTGGACTATTTAGAGACTAAATTTAAATCAAAAAACTTAGATGTTCAAAGATTTGATTTAAATGATACACACTCAGAAGTTTTTTTAACTAAAAAAACTTACCCTGAATACTGAAAAATGATTGATTCTGATAAATGAATTAATTTATTAAAAGAAACCGATTTATTAGTGATTTCAACTTCGATGATTAACTTTACAGCGGCAGTTGTGGTAAAAAACTTTATTGATTCTATTTCAGTAGCAGATAAAACATTTTCATATAAATATTCTAAAAAAGGTGATGCAATCGGATTGTTAACTAACTTAAATGTTTTAATAGTCGCTTCACAAGGAGCACCACAAGATTGATATCAATGAGGTTCACACGTTTCTTGGTTAGAAGGTACCTTTAAATTTTTAGGTGCTAAAAAAGTTTTAACATACAGAATTAATGGAACTAAAGTTAAACCTATTTCAGAACACAAAGCAGTTGAATATACAAAAGAGCATGAAACAGACTTAAATGAAGTGCTTTCAAAATTCTAA
- a CDS encoding DNA methyltransferase family protein, with protein MMNKIQLGQVFTPDFIVDKMISLISHPNPLLVLEPSSGTGNFYFKLTSKFNNVVAIEIDASIAHENAIIDSYFNTKYHPDVNIGNPPYSVSTKS; from the coding sequence ATGATGAATAAAATTCAACTGGGGCAAGTTTTTACGCCAGATTTTATAGTTGATAAAATGATTTCGTTAATTTCGCACCCTAATCCATTATTAGTTTTAGAACCTTCCAGTGGAACTGGTAATTTTTACTTTAAATTAACTTCTAAATTTAATAATGTTGTTGCTATTGAAATCGATGCAAGTATTGCGCATGAAAACGCAATTATAGATTCATATTTTAATACCAAATATCACCCAGATGTTAATATTGGAAATCCGCCTTATTCAGTAAGCACTAAATCATAG
- a CDS encoding PTS glucose transporter subunit IIA encodes MKQTCDKCKPFLGCVCNQEVPSNIKDLIDAFGGATNLKNLNNSVSQLRYDVNDLKLVSEELLKKCGAKNVAIFNESNHIQVELEKNAEELNFEVKKYLQLLQRQPINTNTKQTSIKNNLESTETNETIDVLAPVSGKLIDLKTLNDGIFSANLVGNGVAIQMDKSAKSINIIAPFDGKIQMMTAAKNQFIYHSDCGLEVVILVGLDADKLSGIGFETINKINTELKAGETLLNLNMEKIVAANLDIHLIICSIDDAKFQILQKPNSTISQGEKIFSLTK; translated from the coding sequence ATGAAACAAACTTGCGATAAATGTAAACCATTTTTGGGTTGTGTATGTAATCAAGAAGTTCCGAGTAATATTAAAGATTTAATTGATGCTTTTGGTGGGGCGACAAACTTAAAAAATTTAAACAATAGCGTTTCACAACTACGTTACGATGTTAATGATTTAAAATTAGTTTCTGAAGAACTTTTAAAAAAATGTGGAGCTAAAAATGTTGCAATTTTTAACGAATCCAACCATATACAAGTGGAATTAGAAAAAAACGCTGAAGAATTAAATTTTGAAGTAAAAAAATATCTACAATTACTTCAAAGACAACCAATAAACACAAACACCAAACAAACATCTATCAAAAATAACTTGGAGTCCACTGAAACTAATGAAACTATTGATGTTTTAGCTCCTGTTTCAGGAAAATTAATAGATTTAAAAACTTTAAATGATGGAATATTTTCAGCAAACTTAGTTGGTAATGGTGTAGCAATTCAAATGGATAAAAGTGCAAAAAGTATTAATATAATTGCTCCTTTTGATGGAAAAATCCAAATGATGACTGCGGCAAAAAATCAATTTATATACCACAGTGATTGTGGTTTAGAAGTTGTAATTTTAGTTGGTTTAGATGCAGATAAGTTAAGTGGAATTGGCTTTGAAACAATAAATAAAATTAACACTGAATTAAAAGCGGGTGAAACACTATTGAATCTAAATATGGAAAAGATTGTGGCAGCAAATTTAGATATACATTTAATTATTTGCAGTATAGATGATGCGAAATTTCAAATATTGCAAAAACCGAATTCAACTATATCACAGGGAGAAAAAATATTTTCTTTAACAAAATAG
- the argS gene encoding arginine--tRNA ligase, whose translation MSITQNLKKKMLEIVIQMQQDNYFDLNFDIKKLNFVLAEPNLSQKNNSAVVYDLSSNLAFVLKTYKKINPIQIAQDISNKLATYKLIKQIDVTTPGFLNIILDDSAFIEIISNINSQKQNYAKNISEKRKINVEYVSANPTGFLHVGHVRGAVFGSSLVNVYKHVGYDVEAEYYINDAGNQIEVLANSLWVRYKNLYSEEKVEMPEESYQGEDIIWAAQELYKLYKDEFLTLNKTKKIKLKNIAIEIFLNKIKNDLAKLNVYFDTFSSEKVVLQSDLINKVLVQLNQHTYQKDGALFLKTTTFGDDKDRVLIKNDANNTYLLPDIAYHLTKLQKADYLVNIWGADHSGYVARMKIALQALGYNADKLEVLIIQLVRLIKDGVEFKMSKRAGTSITLSDLLNVVSADIIRFMMLTRDISNKFDFDIDFVNSNDSNNPVYIVQYGYSRTLSLLKKLTTPQLQKNIIFSNKAKKIIISLDLFIDLLKTIVDSAKVNLLSQYLLNLVKLFNSFYEETRLQGHEFESSYAAMVLAVKYVMKLALDLMGINAPETM comes from the coding sequence ATGTCAATTACTCAAAATCTCAAAAAAAAGATGTTGGAAATAGTAATTCAAATGCAACAAGATAATTATTTTGATCTCAATTTTGATATAAAAAAATTAAATTTTGTGCTTGCAGAACCAAATTTATCACAAAAAAATAATAGTGCAGTAGTTTATGATTTATCTAGTAATTTAGCCTTCGTTTTAAAGACATATAAAAAAATTAATCCAATACAGATTGCTCAAGATATATCTAATAAATTAGCAACTTATAAATTGATTAAGCAAATTGATGTTACAACACCTGGTTTTTTAAATATTATTTTAGATGATTCTGCTTTTATAGAAATTATTTCTAATATAAATTCTCAAAAACAAAATTATGCTAAAAACATATCAGAAAAAAGAAAAATCAACGTTGAATATGTTTCAGCTAATCCAACCGGTTTTTTACACGTAGGACATGTGCGTGGGGCGGTTTTTGGAAGTAGTTTAGTAAATGTATACAAACATGTAGGTTATGATGTTGAAGCAGAATATTATATTAATGATGCCGGAAACCAAATTGAAGTTCTAGCTAATTCACTTTGAGTACGTTATAAAAATTTATATTCTGAAGAAAAAGTAGAAATGCCTGAAGAAAGTTATCAAGGTGAAGATATTATTTGAGCCGCACAAGAGCTTTACAAATTGTATAAAGATGAATTTTTAACTTTGAATAAAACCAAAAAAATAAAATTAAAAAATATTGCTATTGAAATTTTCTTAAACAAAATTAAAAATGATTTAGCAAAATTAAATGTATATTTCGATACTTTTTCAAGTGAAAAAGTAGTATTACAAAGCGATTTAATTAACAAAGTTTTAGTTCAATTAAATCAACATACTTACCAAAAAGACGGAGCCTTATTTTTAAAAACCACTACATTTGGAGATGATAAAGACCGCGTCTTAATTAAAAATGACGCAAATAACACTTATTTATTGCCCGATATTGCTTATCATTTAACTAAATTACAAAAAGCAGATTATTTAGTAAATATTTGAGGTGCCGATCATTCAGGCTATGTTGCTAGAATGAAAATTGCTTTACAAGCGTTGGGTTATAACGCCGATAAATTAGAGGTTCTAATTATTCAATTAGTTAGATTGATCAAAGATGGTGTAGAATTTAAAATGTCTAAACGAGCTGGAACAAGTATAACGTTATCAGATTTACTTAATGTTGTTTCGGCAGATATCATTCGATTTATGATGTTAACTAGAGATATTAGTAACAAATTTGATTTTGATATTGATTTTGTTAATTCAAATGATTCTAATAATCCGGTTTATATCGTACAATATGGATATTCCCGAACTTTATCATTACTTAAAAAATTAACTACTCCACAACTACAAAAAAACATCATATTTAGCAATAAAGCAAAAAAAATTATCATTTCTTTAGATTTATTTATTGATTTACTCAAAACGATTGTTGATAGTGCTAAGGTAAATTTACTAAGTCAGTATTTATTAAATTTAGTAAAATTATTTAATAGTTTTTATGAAGAAACAAGACTGCAAGGACATGAATTTGAAAGTTCTTATGCAGCAATGGTATTAGCGGTTAAATATGTTATGAAACTAGCATTGGATTTAATGGGAATTAACGCTCCTGAAACAATGTAA
- the rpsD gene encoding 30S ribosomal protein S4, producing the protein MSRYTGPVFKRSRRLGFSILETGKEFSKGRKRTYAPGQHGNRKVKLSDYGLHLYEKQKIKHLFGLNEKQLRKVFDKAVKLKGVTGTNLLQLLELRLDNLVYRAGFATTRRQARQLVNHNHFTLNGKKANIPSMMVSVGDVVELKEKSRSNNQITEALANKEAATWLTRKDFKVKLDRLPERTEIHPEIKESLVVEFYSK; encoded by the coding sequence ATGTCAAGATATACAGGTCCTGTATTTAAAAGATCGCGCCGTTTAGGATTTTCTATTCTTGAAACAGGAAAAGAATTTTCTAAAGGAAGAAAAAGAACTTATGCTCCCGGACAACACGGAAATAGAAAAGTTAAATTATCAGATTATGGTCTTCACTTATATGAAAAACAAAAAATTAAACACTTATTTGGTTTAAATGAAAAACAATTACGTAAAGTATTTGATAAAGCCGTAAAGCTTAAAGGAGTTACTGGTACTAACTTATTACAATTATTAGAATTACGTTTAGATAACTTAGTTTATAGAGCTGGTTTTGCCACTACTAGAAGACAAGCGCGTCAATTAGTAAATCACAATCACTTTACATTAAACGGTAAAAAAGCTAACATTCCATCAATGATGGTGTCTGTTGGTGATGTAGTTGAATTAAAAGAAAAATCAAGATCAAACAATCAAATTACTGAAGCCTTAGCAAATAAAGAAGCCGCCACTTGATTAACCAGAAAAGATTTTAAGGTTAAATTAGATAGATTACCAGAAAGAACAGAAATTCACCCAGAAATTAAAGAATCATTGGTAGTTGAATTCTATTCAAAATAA
- the rpmE gene encoding 50S ribosomal protein L31 — MKKDLHPTYHKVSVLCSTCQKEFNFKSTKKHFSVDVCSGCHAVFTGNRTQVKATGRIDRFNKRLQKAGQK; from the coding sequence ATGAAAAAAGATCTTCACCCAACATACCATAAAGTTTCTGTTCTATGTTCTACATGTCAAAAAGAATTTAACTTTAAATCAACTAAAAAACACTTCAGCGTTGATGTTTGTTCAGGATGTCATGCCGTATTCACTGGTAATAGAACTCAAGTGAAAGCAACCGGAAGAATTGATAGATTTAACAAACGTCTTCAAAAGGCGGGTCAAAAATAA
- a CDS encoding dihydrofolate reductase, with protein MINLIVASDLDFGIGINNQLPWKIPKELEFFNRITQNATLLMGLKTYLSLPKTFKTSHRKIVVVSAQKNFFKHLPISKILKNTEEAVNFLKKYRNSKDILFICGGESIYQQFYRYAQKIYISVIQDKYKTDAKINFIQNNELTDDKIIYKDNEFISYLINRRNDE; from the coding sequence ATGATTAATTTAATTGTTGCATCGGATTTAGATTTTGGTATCGGAATCAACAATCAATTACCATGAAAAATTCCAAAAGAATTGGAATTTTTCAATCGCATAACACAAAATGCTACATTATTAATGGGTTTGAAAACATACTTAAGCTTACCAAAAACTTTTAAAACATCACATCGAAAAATAGTTGTAGTTTCAGCTCAAAAAAACTTTTTTAAGCACTTGCCAATTTCTAAAATTTTAAAAAATACTGAGGAAGCGGTTAATTTTTTGAAGAAATATCGGAATTCAAAGGATATCTTATTTATTTGTGGGGGAGAAAGTATTTATCAACAGTTTTATCGATATGCACAAAAAATATATATTAGTGTAATTCAAGACAAATATAAAACCGATGCAAAAATAAACTTTATCCAAAATAATGAATTAACTGATGATAAAATAATATATAAAGATAATGAATTTATAAGTTATTTAATCAATAGGAGAAATGATGAATAA